Proteins from a single region of Echeneis naucrates chromosome 14, fEcheNa1.1, whole genome shotgun sequence:
- the mrpl22 gene encoding large ribosomal subunit protein uL22m, with amino-acid sequence MATSMTGRGVAFIRNISGLLHSRLQVLGGSPQQLSCLHTSTPLGSKMWERRNLKVYPPQLPDEPQRPAEIHHCRRQIKYSKDKMWYLAKLIRGMSIDEAVAQLEFSDKKGAKIMKEVLLEAQEMAVKNHNVEYKSNLYVAESYSGKGKYLKRIRYHGRGMFGIMDKVYCHYFVKLVEGPPPKPEQKATGFDKAKEYVQKLKNRTIIHSL; translated from the exons ATGGCGACGTCAATGACAGGACGTG gtgtcGCGTTTATTAGGAATATATCTGGGCTGTTGCATTCAAG ACTGCAGGTTCTGGGTGGAAGTCCTCAGCAGCTCTCATGTCTCCACACCAGCACCCCACTGGGGTCAAAAATGTGGGAGAGGAGGAACTTAAAGGTGTATCCTCCTCAGCTGCCAGACGAGCCACAAAGGCCCGCA GAGATCCACCACTGTCGGAGACAGATTAAGTACAGCAAAGACAAGATGTGGTACCTGGCTAAGTTG ATTCGGGGCATGAGCATCGATGAGGCCGTTGCACAGCTGGAGTTCAGTGACAAGAAAGGGGCAAAGATCATGAAAGAG GTCCTGCTTGAAGCTCAGGAGATGGCAGTCAAGAATCACAATGTAGAGTACAAGTCCAACCTTTATGTAG CCGAGTCGTACTCTGGCAAAGGGAAGTATCTGAAGCGGATCCGTTACCACGGCCGGGGGATGTTTGGCATCATGGACAAAGTCTACTGCCACTACTTTGTGAAGCTGGTGGAAGGCCCGCCGCCCAAACCGGAGCAGAAAGCGACGGGCTTCGACAAGGCCAAAGAGTACGTCCAGAAACTGAAGAACCGAACCATCATCCACAGTCTGTAG
- the gemin5 gene encoding gem-associated protein 5 isoform X1, which translates to MHERSLPASPNWYASRCSDVSRDGLLGAGAKCVVYLIQVSASSGRVVGELVGHKDLVSGFSFCQHEGQSHICVSSSNDGSVYFWDSNVKTLIKEHAAHQSPVSAVHWSPVDKNLVVSGDEKGIVVCHWYHTGDTVSFFPEPRTIFCLTCSPHSWNIVAVGYKDGMIVLIDVSKKGEVIQRLRGHDDEIHSLAWSPFLGGDGLSIRPEDSDVTNGESVEKEKDCYLASGSKDQTLRIWNTVKGKGAMTLKLPYLKKRGSPVDPGVKERLWLSVHWLDRRPAQLVSSCFSGELVLWDLTKSGKQKWALLGSSDSQNHSRIVFNMSSVRLQDSKELLISTSMDREIKCWDLDSLDCCWTLPTLGGFVYTLTFSPVGTGCLALGVGDNMIRVWNTLSTQNPYDTRSFWQGIKSKVTALAWHPKKEGSLSFGTDDGKVGIYDVFSNKPPQISSSYHRKTVYTLAWGPPVPPMSFGAAGGKSSYSLYSCAGEGIILQHDPSKLSGEASDINKLINDTNNIKHKLSPHTDLSWKPDGEVVAIGNEDGCIDVYQAPSLRLLCSIQQHHKIINTLRWHHNHSAPPELHCLLASGSSNAVVFVHDLHSIIEDPPETPVVLTEPYRRLCGHTAKITSMAWSPHHEARLVTVSYDGTAQVWDVLQEAAVSNYRGHIGYLLCVDWSPVDPDVIWTGGKDFTVQEWRVSKQEFTKPPKGKKLMDLKEKTKANSKQKRKNKKTPGDVAAMSETNGETVTGEERSVLVKERSGDDGEDEVSSTSSPVPPPVSATFEMQRKSSAAAKSKDKTVFPDTALLRKKKARSMLPVSTSMDHRPKEEQLQDCVTLAAVRHNSTTPADCVPGQGEHIHLGLFSDRQALHRMFESEEEGHVEAGHYDSVVYLRLWSGDLEGALKLATEKGELNDHLLSIAPMAGFQAWSRAVEAYVKQLCLQEQYQKAASHLLSINKLYEAVDLLRSHKLYREAIALVKARLPEDEPILKELYICWAAVLEKDGHLSAAAKCYLAAGTSFDAAKVISKKNDIPSLRTAASLARISGEVALAQSLGLRCAKDLAAAENWLEAQEVLSSQESLLVHRLHLCVAELLSAMLVDSGVVPQTCVSSHPWASPGESHFSILDRVREVWEEQFGVSHKSAGRCSARSLLQELKSAESPTPTASVPLRQVLLYSSLHLTRSVFSWLLEDDGQMMKELWKAAAWFRDTGHFCVSAEFCRLLFPQGDVTVCSKKYPKIPHPTEEGAKAAANSLQAFVLYHRLYERWWSSSTSSSQIQNGPAAAGGGDCLELDLDVSLLLLESHAAYQAMQSSVREIQESLATLMLQHRQQASSGRESPDRPASPDAGRQPEDQETLLSLSNKMSLQQKQLADLPDTIKTYPHPDVVECCLVLLHFKSSPPPSESLQQEAKDLLRRYASGVKAAQRLLT; encoded by the exons ATGCACGAAAGGTCGCTTCCCGCCTCTCCCAACTGGTACGCCTCGCGCTGCAGTGACGTCAGCAGGGACGGTTTGCTCGGCGCCGGAGCCAAATGCGTCGTCTATCTGATCCAGGTGTCGGCTTCCTCCGGCCGGGTCGTCG gtgaGCTCGTCGGCCATAAAGATCTGGTGTCAGGCTTCTCCTTCTGTCAACATGAAGGGCAGAGCCACATCTGCGTCAGCTCCTCCAATGATGGGAGTGTTTACTTCTGGGACTCGAACGTCAAGACCCTTATCAAAGAGCATGCAGCTCATCAG AGCCCAGTCTCGGCAGTGCATTGGTCCCCAGTGGATAAAAACTTGGTGGTGTCAGGGGATGAGAAAGGCATCGTGGTCTGCCACTGGTACCACACAGGAGACACTGTCAGTTTCTTTCCTGAGCCCAGGACCATCTTCTGCCTCACCTGCTCCCCTCACAGCTGGAACATTGTGGCCGTCGG GTACAAAGACGGAATGATCGTCCTGATCGATGTGAGTAAGAAAGGCGAAGTCATTCAGCGTCTCCGTGGACACGACGATGAGATCCATTCACTGGCGTGGTCACCATTCCTCGGGGGGGACGGCCTCTCCATCAGACCTGAGGACAGCGATG TCACAAATGGAGAGTctgtggagaaggagaaagactGCTATCTGGCCTCTGGGAGCAAAGACCAGACACTGAGAATCTGGAACACAGTGAAGGGCAAAG GAGCAATGACTCTGAAGCTGCCATATCTAAAGAAAAGAGGCTCTCCTGTTGACCCCGGGGTCAAAGAGAGACTCTGGCTCAGCGTCCACTGGCTGGATCGACGACCGGCGCAACTTGTATCCAGCTGCTTCAG TGGTGAGCTGGTGCTGTGGGACTTGACCAAGTCAGGGAAGCAGAAGTGGGCTCTTCTGGGGTCTTCAGACAGTCAGAACCACAGCAGGATTGTGTTCAACATGAGTTCGGTTCGCCTGCAGGACAGCAAAGAGCTGCTCATCAGCACTTCTATGGACAGAGAG ATTAAATGCTGGGACCTGGACTCTCTGGATTGCTGCTGGACTTTGCCCACCTTGGGTGGTTTTGTCTACACCCTGACCTTCTCCCCTGTGGGCACAGGGTGCCTGGCGCTGGGCGTGGGTGACAACATGATCCGGGTCTGGAACACACTGAGCACCCAGAATCCGTATGACACCAGGTCCTTCTGGCAGGGCATCAAGTCCAAAGTCACAGCG CTGGCGTGGCACCCAAAGAAGGAGGGATCCTTGTCCTTTGGAACAGATGATGGTAAAGTTGGAATCTACGACGTCTTCTCAAACAA GCCTCCTCAGATATCGAGCTCCtatcacagaaaaacagtgtACACATTGGCTTGGGGACCCCCAGTGCCCCCGATGTCATTTG gTGCAGCGGGAGGAAAGTCGTCCTACAGTCTTTACAGCTGCGCTGGTGAAGGCATCATCTTGCAGCACGATCCATCCAAGCTGAGTGGCGAGGCGTCGGACATCAACAAACTGATCAACGACACGAACAACATCAAG CACAAGCTGTCTCCACACACCGACCTCAGCTGGAAGCCAGATGGGGAAGTGGTTGCCATCGGCAACGAGGACGG gtgtATCGACGTGTACCAGGCTCCCAGTCTGAGGCTGCTCTGCAGCATCCAGCAGCATCACAAGATCATCAACACGCTGCGGTGGCATCACAACCACAGCGCTCCGCCCGAGCTGCACTGCCTCCTGGCCTCGGGCTCCAGCAACGCCGTCGTCTTTGTGCACGATCTCCACTCCATCATAG aggATCCTCCAGAGACGCCCGTGGTGCTGACGGAGCCGTATCGCAGGCTGTGTGGTCACACCGCTAAAATCACCAGCATGGCCTGGAGTCCACACCACGAGGCCCGGCTGGTCACAGTCTCGTATGACGGTACAGCCCAG gtGTGGGACGTGCTGCAGGAGGCAGCTGTCTCTAACTACCGCGGCCACATTGGTTACCTGCTGTGTGTGGACTGGTCGCCCGTAGACCCCGATGTGATCTGGACCGGAGGGAAGGACTTCACTGTGCAGGAATGGAGAGTCTCCAAACAGGAGTTTACAAAGCCGCCTAAAG GGAAAAAGTTGATGGATCTGAAGGAGAAGACGAAGGCTAATTCcaagcagaagaggaagaacaagAAGACGCCAGGTGACGTGGCTGCAATGTCGGAGACGAATGGAGAGACGGTCACGGGAGAAGAGAGGAGTGTGCTGGTAAAGGAGCGGTCAGGTGACGATGGCGAAGATGAGGTCAGCTCAACGAGCAGTCCTGTACCTCCACCAG TTTCAGCCACTTTTGAGATGCAGCGAAaatcctctgctgctgctaagagcaaagacaaaacag tgtttcCAGACACAGCcctgctgaggaagaagaaggctCGCTCCATGCTGCCCGTCAGTACGTCCATGGACCACCGGCCCaaagaggagcagctgcaggactgCGTCACTCTGGCTGCTGTCAGACACAACAGCA ccaCCCCTGCAGACTGTGTCCCCGGCCAGGGGGAGCACATCCACCTCGGCCTCTTCTCCGACAGACAGGCTCTGCATCGCATGTTTGAGTCTGAAG AGGAGGGTCACGTGGAGGCGGGTCACTACGATTCTGTTGTCTATCTGCGGCTGTGGAGCGGGGACCTGGAGGGGGCGCTGAAGCTCGCCACGGAGAAGGGGGAGCTGAACGACCACCTGCTCTCCATCGCTCCTATGG CTGGGTTCCAGGCGTGGAGCCGGGCGGTGGAGGCCTACGTCAAGCAGCTGTGTCTGCAGGAGCAGTACCAGAAGGCAGCTTCTCACCTGCTGTCCATCAACAAGCTGTACGAGGCCGTCGACCTGCTGCGCTCTCACAAGCTCTACAG gGAGGCCATAGCTCTGGTGAAAGCGAGGCTGCCAGAGGACGAGCCCATCCTGAAGGAGCTCTACATCTGCTGGGCTGCTGTGCTGGAGAAGGACGGacatctctctgctgctgccaaatG TTACTTGGCGGCCGGGACCAGTTTCGATGCAGCCAAAGTCATCAGCAAGAAGAACGACATCCCCTCGCTGAGGACGGCAGCCAGCCTGGCGAGGATATCTGGAGAGGTCGCTCTGGCTCAGTCGTTAGGGCTGAGGTGCGCTAAAGacctggctgctgctgagaaCTGGCTCGAAGCCCAGGAGGTCCTGAGCTCACAGGAGTCACTGTTG GTCCACAGGCTGCACCTCTGCGTCGCTGAGCTTCTGTCTGCCATGTTGGTTGACTCGGGCGTCGTCCCTCAGACCTGCGTCTCCAGTCACCCGTGGGCGTCGCCGGGCGAGAGCCACTTTAGCATCCTGGACCGTGTGAGAGAAGTGTGGGAGGAGCAGTTTGGCGTCTCACACAAATCAGCAGGACGTTGCAGTGCCAGATCgctcctgcaggagctgaagtcTGCGGAGAGTCCGACCCCCACCGCCAGCGTCCCCCTCAGACAG GTTCTGCTTTATTCATCTCTCCATCTGACCCGCTCTGTGTTCAGCTGGTTGTTGGAAGATGATGGACAGATGATGAAGGAGCTGTGGAAGGCAGCAGCCTGGTTCAGGGACACCGGacacttttgtgtgtctgcagagttCTGCAGGTTGCTGTTTCCTCAGG GTGACGTCACTGTTTGCTCCAAGAAATATCCCAAAATTCCTCATCCCACAGAAGAAGGAGCCAAAGCGGCTGCCAACAGTCTGCAGGCCTTCGTCCTTTATCACCGGCTGTACGAGCGCTGGTGGAGCAGCTCgaccagcagcagccagatCCAGAACGGGCCGGCAGCTGCTGGAGGGGGCGACTGCCTGGAACTGGACCTCGACGTGTCGCTCCTTCTCCTCGAGTCTCATGCCGCGTATCAGGCCATGCAGAGCTCGGTGAGGGAGATCCAGGAGAGTCTGGCCACCCTAATGCTGCAGCACAGGCAGCAGGCGTCCTCTGGCAGAGAGTCTCCGGACAGACCAGCGTCCCCTGATGCTGGGAGACA ACCTGAAGACCAGGAGACTCTGCTGTCTTTGTCGAACAAGatgtctctgcagcagaaacagctggCTGACCTGCCAGACACAATCAAG ACATATCCACATCCAGATGTCGTTGAATGTTGCCTGGTTCTGCTGCACTTCAAGTCTTCACCTCCCCCCTCGGAGTCCCTGCAACAGGAGGCCAAAGACCTGCTCCGGAGATACGCCTCAGGTGTGAAGGCCGCCCAGCGACTCCTCACCTGA
- the cnot8 gene encoding CCR4-NOT transcription complex subunit 8 — protein sequence MPAALTDSSQIICEVWASNVEEEMRKIRQIIQSYNYIAMDTEFPGVVVRPIGEFRSTVDYQYQLLRCNVDLLKIIQLGLTFMNEDGDYPPGTTTWQFNFKFNLTEDMYSQDSIDLLQNSGLQFKKHEEEGIDTLYFAELLMTSGLVLCENVKWLSFHSGYDFGYLVKLLTDARLPEEEHDFFQILNLFFPAIYDVKYLMKSCKNLKGGLQEVADQLELKRIGRQHQAGSDSLLTGMAFFRMKELFFEDNIDDAKYCGRLYGLGSGSSQPQNGISSSGQEETNNKH from the exons ATGCCAGCCGCGCTGACAGATTCCAGTCAGATAATCTGTGAAGTCTGGGCGAGCAATGTGGAAGAGGAAATGAGGAAGATCAGGCAGATTATCCAAAGCTACAACTATATTGCCATG GACACAGAATTCCCCGGAGTCGTCGTCCGACCAATCGGCGAGTTCCGCAGCACGGTGGACTACCAGTACCAGCTGCTGAGATGCAACGTTGACCTCCTGAAGATCATCCAGCTCGGACTCACGTTCATGAATGAGGACGGTGACTATCCTCCCGGCACGACGACGTGGCAGTTCAACTTCAAATTTAACCTCAC aGAAGATATGTACTCGCAGGATTCCATAGATCTGCTCCAGAACTCCGGGCTCCAGTTTAAAAAGCACGAAGAAGAAGGGATCGACACGCTCTACTTTGCTGAGCTGCTCATGACGTCTGGTCTGGTGCTGTGTGAAAACGTCAAGTGGCTCTCCTTCCACAG TGGCTACGACTTCGGCTACCTGGTGAAGCTCCTGACAGACGCACGGCTCCCAGAGGAAGAACACGACTTCTTCCAGATCCTCAACCTGTTCTTCCCCGCCATCTACGACGTCAAGTACCTGATGAAGAGCTGCAAGAACCTGAAG GGGGGGCTACAGGAAGTGGCGGACcagctggagctgaagaggaTCGGACGGCAGCATCAGGCTGGATCAGATTCTCTGCTCACTGGAATGGCTTTCTTCAGGATGAAAGAG CTCTTCTTTGAAGACAACATCGATGACGCAAAGTATTGTGGGAGATTGTACGGGCTGGGCTCGGGCTCCAGCCAACCCCAGAACGGCATCTCCAGTTCGGGCCAGGAGGAAACGAACAACAAGCACTGA
- the gemin5 gene encoding gem-associated protein 5 isoform X2 — MHERSLPASPNWYASRCSDVSRDGLLGAGAKCVVYLIQVSASSGRVVGELVGHKDLVSGFSFCQHEGQSHICVSSSNDGSVYFWDSNVKTLIKEHAAHQSPVSAVHWSPVDKNLVVSGDEKGIVVCHWYHTGDTVSFFPEPRTIFCLTCSPHSWNIVAVGYKDGMIVLIDVSKKGEVIQRLRGHDDEIHSLAWSPFLGGDGLSIRPEDSDVTNGESVEKEKDCYLASGSKDQTLRIWNTVKGKGAMTLKLPYLKKRGSPVDPGVKERLWLSVHWLDRRPAQLVSSCFSGELVLWDLTKSGKQKWALLGSSDSQNHSRIVFNMSSVRLQDSKELLISTSMDREIKCWDLDSLDCCWTLPTLGGFVYTLTFSPVGTGCLALGVGDNMIRVWNTLSTQNPYDTRSFWQGIKSKVTALAWHPKKEGSLSFGTDDGKVGIYDVFSNKPPQISSSYHRKTVYTLAWGPPVPPMSFGAAGGKSSYSLYSCAGEGIILQHDPSKLSGEASDINKLINDTNNIKHKLSPHTDLSWKPDGEVVAIGNEDGCIDVYQAPSLRLLCSIQQHHKIINTLRWHHNHSAPPELHCLLASGSSNAVVFVHDLHSIIEDPPETPVVLTEPYRRLCGHTAKITSMAWSPHHEARLVTVSYDGTAQVWDVLQEAAVSNYRGHIGYLLCVDWSPVDPDVIWTGGKDFTVQEWRVSKQEFTKPPKGKKLMDLKEKTKANSKQKRKNKKTPGDVAAMSETNGETVTGEERSVLVKERSGDDGEDEVSSTSSPVPPPVFPDTALLRKKKARSMLPVSTSMDHRPKEEQLQDCVTLAAVRHNSTTPADCVPGQGEHIHLGLFSDRQALHRMFESEEEGHVEAGHYDSVVYLRLWSGDLEGALKLATEKGELNDHLLSIAPMAGFQAWSRAVEAYVKQLCLQEQYQKAASHLLSINKLYEAVDLLRSHKLYREAIALVKARLPEDEPILKELYICWAAVLEKDGHLSAAAKCYLAAGTSFDAAKVISKKNDIPSLRTAASLARISGEVALAQSLGLRCAKDLAAAENWLEAQEVLSSQESLLVHRLHLCVAELLSAMLVDSGVVPQTCVSSHPWASPGESHFSILDRVREVWEEQFGVSHKSAGRCSARSLLQELKSAESPTPTASVPLRQVLLYSSLHLTRSVFSWLLEDDGQMMKELWKAAAWFRDTGHFCVSAEFCRLLFPQGDVTVCSKKYPKIPHPTEEGAKAAANSLQAFVLYHRLYERWWSSSTSSSQIQNGPAAAGGGDCLELDLDVSLLLLESHAAYQAMQSSVREIQESLATLMLQHRQQASSGRESPDRPASPDAGRQPEDQETLLSLSNKMSLQQKQLADLPDTIKTYPHPDVVECCLVLLHFKSSPPPSESLQQEAKDLLRRYASGVKAAQRLLT; from the exons ATGCACGAAAGGTCGCTTCCCGCCTCTCCCAACTGGTACGCCTCGCGCTGCAGTGACGTCAGCAGGGACGGTTTGCTCGGCGCCGGAGCCAAATGCGTCGTCTATCTGATCCAGGTGTCGGCTTCCTCCGGCCGGGTCGTCG gtgaGCTCGTCGGCCATAAAGATCTGGTGTCAGGCTTCTCCTTCTGTCAACATGAAGGGCAGAGCCACATCTGCGTCAGCTCCTCCAATGATGGGAGTGTTTACTTCTGGGACTCGAACGTCAAGACCCTTATCAAAGAGCATGCAGCTCATCAG AGCCCAGTCTCGGCAGTGCATTGGTCCCCAGTGGATAAAAACTTGGTGGTGTCAGGGGATGAGAAAGGCATCGTGGTCTGCCACTGGTACCACACAGGAGACACTGTCAGTTTCTTTCCTGAGCCCAGGACCATCTTCTGCCTCACCTGCTCCCCTCACAGCTGGAACATTGTGGCCGTCGG GTACAAAGACGGAATGATCGTCCTGATCGATGTGAGTAAGAAAGGCGAAGTCATTCAGCGTCTCCGTGGACACGACGATGAGATCCATTCACTGGCGTGGTCACCATTCCTCGGGGGGGACGGCCTCTCCATCAGACCTGAGGACAGCGATG TCACAAATGGAGAGTctgtggagaaggagaaagactGCTATCTGGCCTCTGGGAGCAAAGACCAGACACTGAGAATCTGGAACACAGTGAAGGGCAAAG GAGCAATGACTCTGAAGCTGCCATATCTAAAGAAAAGAGGCTCTCCTGTTGACCCCGGGGTCAAAGAGAGACTCTGGCTCAGCGTCCACTGGCTGGATCGACGACCGGCGCAACTTGTATCCAGCTGCTTCAG TGGTGAGCTGGTGCTGTGGGACTTGACCAAGTCAGGGAAGCAGAAGTGGGCTCTTCTGGGGTCTTCAGACAGTCAGAACCACAGCAGGATTGTGTTCAACATGAGTTCGGTTCGCCTGCAGGACAGCAAAGAGCTGCTCATCAGCACTTCTATGGACAGAGAG ATTAAATGCTGGGACCTGGACTCTCTGGATTGCTGCTGGACTTTGCCCACCTTGGGTGGTTTTGTCTACACCCTGACCTTCTCCCCTGTGGGCACAGGGTGCCTGGCGCTGGGCGTGGGTGACAACATGATCCGGGTCTGGAACACACTGAGCACCCAGAATCCGTATGACACCAGGTCCTTCTGGCAGGGCATCAAGTCCAAAGTCACAGCG CTGGCGTGGCACCCAAAGAAGGAGGGATCCTTGTCCTTTGGAACAGATGATGGTAAAGTTGGAATCTACGACGTCTTCTCAAACAA GCCTCCTCAGATATCGAGCTCCtatcacagaaaaacagtgtACACATTGGCTTGGGGACCCCCAGTGCCCCCGATGTCATTTG gTGCAGCGGGAGGAAAGTCGTCCTACAGTCTTTACAGCTGCGCTGGTGAAGGCATCATCTTGCAGCACGATCCATCCAAGCTGAGTGGCGAGGCGTCGGACATCAACAAACTGATCAACGACACGAACAACATCAAG CACAAGCTGTCTCCACACACCGACCTCAGCTGGAAGCCAGATGGGGAAGTGGTTGCCATCGGCAACGAGGACGG gtgtATCGACGTGTACCAGGCTCCCAGTCTGAGGCTGCTCTGCAGCATCCAGCAGCATCACAAGATCATCAACACGCTGCGGTGGCATCACAACCACAGCGCTCCGCCCGAGCTGCACTGCCTCCTGGCCTCGGGCTCCAGCAACGCCGTCGTCTTTGTGCACGATCTCCACTCCATCATAG aggATCCTCCAGAGACGCCCGTGGTGCTGACGGAGCCGTATCGCAGGCTGTGTGGTCACACCGCTAAAATCACCAGCATGGCCTGGAGTCCACACCACGAGGCCCGGCTGGTCACAGTCTCGTATGACGGTACAGCCCAG gtGTGGGACGTGCTGCAGGAGGCAGCTGTCTCTAACTACCGCGGCCACATTGGTTACCTGCTGTGTGTGGACTGGTCGCCCGTAGACCCCGATGTGATCTGGACCGGAGGGAAGGACTTCACTGTGCAGGAATGGAGAGTCTCCAAACAGGAGTTTACAAAGCCGCCTAAAG GGAAAAAGTTGATGGATCTGAAGGAGAAGACGAAGGCTAATTCcaagcagaagaggaagaacaagAAGACGCCAGGTGACGTGGCTGCAATGTCGGAGACGAATGGAGAGACGGTCACGGGAGAAGAGAGGAGTGTGCTGGTAAAGGAGCGGTCAGGTGACGATGGCGAAGATGAGGTCAGCTCAACGAGCAGTCCTGTACCTCCACCAG tgtttcCAGACACAGCcctgctgaggaagaagaaggctCGCTCCATGCTGCCCGTCAGTACGTCCATGGACCACCGGCCCaaagaggagcagctgcaggactgCGTCACTCTGGCTGCTGTCAGACACAACAGCA ccaCCCCTGCAGACTGTGTCCCCGGCCAGGGGGAGCACATCCACCTCGGCCTCTTCTCCGACAGACAGGCTCTGCATCGCATGTTTGAGTCTGAAG AGGAGGGTCACGTGGAGGCGGGTCACTACGATTCTGTTGTCTATCTGCGGCTGTGGAGCGGGGACCTGGAGGGGGCGCTGAAGCTCGCCACGGAGAAGGGGGAGCTGAACGACCACCTGCTCTCCATCGCTCCTATGG CTGGGTTCCAGGCGTGGAGCCGGGCGGTGGAGGCCTACGTCAAGCAGCTGTGTCTGCAGGAGCAGTACCAGAAGGCAGCTTCTCACCTGCTGTCCATCAACAAGCTGTACGAGGCCGTCGACCTGCTGCGCTCTCACAAGCTCTACAG gGAGGCCATAGCTCTGGTGAAAGCGAGGCTGCCAGAGGACGAGCCCATCCTGAAGGAGCTCTACATCTGCTGGGCTGCTGTGCTGGAGAAGGACGGacatctctctgctgctgccaaatG TTACTTGGCGGCCGGGACCAGTTTCGATGCAGCCAAAGTCATCAGCAAGAAGAACGACATCCCCTCGCTGAGGACGGCAGCCAGCCTGGCGAGGATATCTGGAGAGGTCGCTCTGGCTCAGTCGTTAGGGCTGAGGTGCGCTAAAGacctggctgctgctgagaaCTGGCTCGAAGCCCAGGAGGTCCTGAGCTCACAGGAGTCACTGTTG GTCCACAGGCTGCACCTCTGCGTCGCTGAGCTTCTGTCTGCCATGTTGGTTGACTCGGGCGTCGTCCCTCAGACCTGCGTCTCCAGTCACCCGTGGGCGTCGCCGGGCGAGAGCCACTTTAGCATCCTGGACCGTGTGAGAGAAGTGTGGGAGGAGCAGTTTGGCGTCTCACACAAATCAGCAGGACGTTGCAGTGCCAGATCgctcctgcaggagctgaagtcTGCGGAGAGTCCGACCCCCACCGCCAGCGTCCCCCTCAGACAG GTTCTGCTTTATTCATCTCTCCATCTGACCCGCTCTGTGTTCAGCTGGTTGTTGGAAGATGATGGACAGATGATGAAGGAGCTGTGGAAGGCAGCAGCCTGGTTCAGGGACACCGGacacttttgtgtgtctgcagagttCTGCAGGTTGCTGTTTCCTCAGG GTGACGTCACTGTTTGCTCCAAGAAATATCCCAAAATTCCTCATCCCACAGAAGAAGGAGCCAAAGCGGCTGCCAACAGTCTGCAGGCCTTCGTCCTTTATCACCGGCTGTACGAGCGCTGGTGGAGCAGCTCgaccagcagcagccagatCCAGAACGGGCCGGCAGCTGCTGGAGGGGGCGACTGCCTGGAACTGGACCTCGACGTGTCGCTCCTTCTCCTCGAGTCTCATGCCGCGTATCAGGCCATGCAGAGCTCGGTGAGGGAGATCCAGGAGAGTCTGGCCACCCTAATGCTGCAGCACAGGCAGCAGGCGTCCTCTGGCAGAGAGTCTCCGGACAGACCAGCGTCCCCTGATGCTGGGAGACA ACCTGAAGACCAGGAGACTCTGCTGTCTTTGTCGAACAAGatgtctctgcagcagaaacagctggCTGACCTGCCAGACACAATCAAG ACATATCCACATCCAGATGTCGTTGAATGTTGCCTGGTTCTGCTGCACTTCAAGTCTTCACCTCCCCCCTCGGAGTCCCTGCAACAGGAGGCCAAAGACCTGCTCCGGAGATACGCCTCAGGTGTGAAGGCCGCCCAGCGACTCCTCACCTGA